From one Triticum aestivum cultivar Chinese Spring chromosome 4B, IWGSC CS RefSeq v2.1, whole genome shotgun sequence genomic stretch:
- the LOC543262 gene encoding tubulin beta-8 chain, which yields MREILHIQGGQCGNQIGAKFWEVICGEHGVDPTGQYTGSAPEQLERMDVYFNEAGGNRYVPRAVLMDLEPGTMDSLRSGPIGAIFRPDNFVYGQSGAGNNWAKGHYTEGAELIDSVLDVVRKEAENSDCLQGFQVCHSLGGGTGSGMGTLLISKIREEYPDRMMLTFSVFPSPKVSDTVVEPYNATLSVHQLVENADECMVLDNEALYDICFRTLKLTNPSFGDLNHLISATMSGVTCCLRFPGQLNSDLRKLAVNLIPFPRLHFFMVGFAPLTSRGSQQYRALTVPELTQQMWDAKNMMCAADPRHGRYLTASAMFRGKMSTKEVDEQMMNVQNKNSSYFVEWIPNNVKSSVCDIPPVGLAMSSTFVGNSTSIQEMFRRVSEQFTAMFRRKAFLHWYTSEGMDEMEFTEAESNMNDLVAEYQQYQDATAEEDYEEEEEPAADQP from the exons ATGAGGGAGATCCTGCACATCCAGGGCGGGCAATGCGGCAACCAGATCGGCGCCAAGTTCTGGGAGGTGATCTGCGGGGAGCACGGCGTCGACCCCACCGGCCAGTACACCGGCAGCGCCCCCGAGCAGCTCGAGCGCATGGACGTCTACTTCAACGAGGCCGGCGGCAACCGCTACGTGCCCCGCGCCGTCCTCATGGACCTCGAGCCCGGCACCATGGACTCGCTCCGCTCCGGCCCCATCGGCGCCATCTTCCGCCCGGACAACTTCGTCTACGGCCAGTCCGGCGCCGGCAACAACTGGGCCAAGGGCCACTACACCGAGGGCGCCGAGCTCATCGACTCCGTCCTCGACGTCGTGCGCAAGGAGGCCGAGAACTCCGACTGCCTCCAAG GTTTCCAAGTATGCCACTCTCTTGGCGGAGGCACTGGTTCGGGCATGGGCACGCTGCTCATCTCCAAGATCCGGGAGGAGTACCCTGACCGCATGATGCTCACCTTCTCCGTGTTCCCGTCGCCCAAGGTGTCCGACACGGTGGTGGAGCCCTACAACGCGACGCTGTCGGTGCACCAGCTCGTCGAGAACGCCGACGAGTGCATGGTCCTCGACAACGAGGCCCTCTACGACATCTGCTTCCGCACCCTCAAGCTCACCAACCCTTCCT TCGGTGACCTGAACCACCTCATCTCGGCGACGATGAGCGGCGTCACGTGCTGCCTGCGGTTTCCAGGGCAGCTCAACTCGGACCTCCGGAAGCTGGCCGTGAACCTGATCCCGTTCCCCAGGTTGCACTTCTTCATGGTCGGGTTCGCGCCGCTCACGTCCAGGGGATCGCAGCAGTACCGCGCGCTCACGGTGCCGGAGCTGACGCAGCAGATGTGGGACGCCAAGAACATGATGTGCGCGGCCGACCCGCGCCACGGCCGCTACCTCACGGCGTCCGCCATGTTCAGAGGCAAGATgagcaccaaggaggtggacgaGCAGATGATGAACGTGCAGAACAAGAACTCCTCCTACTTCGTCGAGTGGATCCCCAACAACGTCAAGTCCAGCGTCTGCGACATCCCGCCCGTGGGGCTCGCCATGTCCTCCACCTTCGTCGGCAACTCCACCTCCATCCAGGAGATGTTCCGCAGGGTCAGCGAACAGTTCACCGCCATGTTCCGCCGCAAGGCCTTCCTCCACTGGTACACCAGCGAGGGCATGGACGAGATGGAGTTCACCGAGGCCGAGAGCAACATGAACGACCTCGTCGCAGAGTACCAGCAGTACCAGGACGCCACCGCCGAGGAGGactacgaggaggaggaggagccagccGCCGACCAACCATGA